actacttttggagactttaggtacgatgagcaggcctgcattttGGGAGCGTAGTTTTCTGGAGGAGTAATAGGGCGCCATGATCTCTTTAAGataagaaggattttaaattctattcaaCATGTGAACACCAACACCACCATCACCTGTGTTCACTGTCAGCGGGGCTCATCACACCCTGTCTCTGAGTAAACCAGCTCCATAAATCCTGGACCTCCAGGTGCGAAGAAGCCAGTATCACTTGTCTCTGTTAACCCAGACCTCCTGCTtcactgagcatgctcacaGAAAAGAGGGCGTGTATCATGTCACATGACACTTCATCACAAAAAGAACAGTCAGACAGAACGTGTCCTGAGACGGTTTGATTTACCTGAGGCAGGTGAATACAGAGGCTCTGTGAAATGACTGTAACATCCCGGCTTCACATGTTTCTATAATCAGATTATATGAGCTTTGGATCTCGCCTGTCCACAGAGAACATGGACAGGTACACCCCTCAGGTGATGAGCATGCTCAGTGATACCAAACTAAAGAATAAGACCCTTGCACCCcgagtctttgtgctaagctaggctaaccttCAGACTGTTATTAAATTATTCTGAACTCTTCCTCTGAGGCACTTTAACTGCTCCCCTCACCTGGTGGAGACTGACAGGTGTTTAAAGGTAACCTGTGCTGGCAGGTCGGCTCTGTCTTGTCATGATTGTGTCAAagactctctgtctctctgaatgTCACTTTATCACATGAACTCATCCAACAGGATCTTAAGGAGAGGTGTGACGTCACAGTCCTCCCCTCCAGCTGCAGTGTTGTCTCTGTCCCAGGTGAGAGCCTGAGGTGTGTCCAGGTCAGACCCTGAGGCATGTCCAGGTCAGACCCTGAGGTGTGTCCGTCTGTGTGACGTCAGTCTTTGTTCTCCGTGAGGTATCAGAGTGTAAAAAGAtgtaaagtatatatatatgagtATCTATATCAgagagttgtgtttgtgtgtgttggatgtTGTTGGCAGTAGCTCAGTGTTGCACATGAAACCTGATGTTTGGCCTTTCAGTCCTGACGTGTTCACGTGTTTTAACGATGTCATTAAACATGAACCAGGTTTACAACCAGACTGATCTCTGAGTCATCGATGACCTCACGCTGTCCTCAGGTCTGATTATGAGTCCGtgtgacaggagagagaggagcgcTCTATAATTCCATTTTTTGTGATGTTAACTTGGAAGATAACCCTAACTTTTCGTGGGACATCTTTCAAGCTGTcgacatataaaatgtaaataaatatgtcATAAAGCAAACAAAGCTAACACCAtcaacataatttaaaaacatcatgacaCAGTTCAACAGGagaaaatctatttatttaattaataattatGTTTCTTCAAAGCACAAATAtttcactaaatacaaaaagttCCCTGAATATAAAAGTCTAACCTGTATCAGTTtatcatcacttcctgtttctgattctgattcaggcTGAGGTGTCCAGGTGTGTCCAGCTGTGCCTCCTTTACCTGAGACCTGATAGGCTGAGAGTAGTGTTTAATCTGCATCCCTCTCTCATGACTCAGGTTGCCCATGTGAGCAGGAAGTGATGTTTACTGTAATGTTATTCTACACTGAGTGAAATGTTTGTGAAGctgaccttcagggccaccgtacaccACGGGAGAGACCGGTCTGTCCCAGGTGTCCCCCTCTGACTCCGccccctcttcctgctctctgggACTCTAAATGAACGTCATtctgtgttgaagaagaaacTAAACTCATcagtgtttactgagggaacCAATCAGCTTTGGAGGACCACAGACTGATCAGACCTGAGTCTGGTCCTCCTGCTTCAGAACTGGATCAGACCAGAGTCTGGTCCTCCTGCTTCAGGAATGGATCAGACCAGAGTCTGGGCCTTCTGCTTCAGGACTGGATCAGAGGGCTTTGACCCGACTCAGAGGTCTGAACAGACCACATGAAGACTCGATTGGTATTATTATCATTCACTTCTATTAATCAATAACCTGATCAATCATTAGTCCTTTTTATCAAACAAGCTCCTGTTGGTCTCAGTCCCTCTGGGATCTGGTCTTCCTGGTCCTGGTTGTCAATTCGTTAAGAAAACAGATGCTGAAGTGGATCTGCATGACGTCACAGACTTTGGACCAGAAGTGTCCCGTGAGCCGCTGGAAGAGGTGGAACCGGGCCAGATGGAGGTCCAGCAGCTTCAGACCCACGAACCCGCAGCAGGACAGCACCGCCAGCAGCAGGTACCTGCGCGTGCGCGCGTCCCCGTGGGTCAGCTGCACGCGGACCCCTTTATACACTGCCACCAGCACGTGACCGCCGAGCGCCGCCTCGAAGCCGCGCTCGTGCAGCAGCGCAAGTCCGTAGCTGAGGACGGAGAGCAGCTCGAGCGCTGCCGCGTGCCACACGCGCCACCCCTTGGGCCCACGCTCTATGAAGCAGATCCAGACTAGAACCCACGCAAATATTGGTAACGTGACCCACTGGTCCAGCACCGCGGGAGCGCGCTGCAGCACCGCCAGGCGCGCCCACTGCACAGGCGCGTAAAAGATGGACATGAAGGCGAATACCTGTCTCAGGTAGCGGCCCTGTTCCGGTTCCGCGATGTCACTGTCCCGGAGCAGCCAGTAGAGTCCCGTTACGGCGTACAGCAGGTTGACCAGACAGTTACAGGGCATCGCGAGGAAGGGGGGAAGGTGATCCACGCGCTGCTCTGCATAATGATCATAAGACAGATCCACCGCGACCGCGTCAAACAGGCGGCAGCGCGTCAACAGGGCGCAGAGCGCGAGCGGCAAAGTCACGTGAAGCAGAGCGGATAACATCACAGCTGATCGATAAACTTGATCacagaaaaaccaaacactCAAGACTTCCTGAGAGTCTATAGAGTACCCGCGCGGGGTTGTTCCGGGTtcctattttttcttcttctcttgagtTCACTACAGAACCACAAACTCACAACTACAGGTGTGTACCGCCACCTGCTGTCTACTGCAACGCACTCATGAGGGCACACAACCGGAAGAGTCCAGCTGTAGACCTTCATGATCCGGATCAGAACTCTTCTAGAGATCTTTCTCTTTAGACTGCagacagcagggggcgctgcacTGAGCCGCTCACATCTCCTGCAGGAGTTCACTTTGTTCACCCAACAAGAGACAGAatcacatttctgtctttattttattatcaatgATCAAtattacacaaaataaaacctttaaatacaGAATTCAAACTCTTCACATTCAAACTGTGTCCAAAGTCTCAGAACTGCAGGTGAACTCGGGACTGACGAGCACGAAGCAAACGATCACAGAGACGCTGATCTCAGAGCCAATCAGACGCCTTCTCCTAACAAACACTCAGCGcacagctcctcctcttcctcctcctcagctcctcctaTCTTCTCTTCGTTCCTCCAAAccctgacagacagagaggtggagtgAGTGACAGGTACAGCTCAGGTGTGTGAGGGCTTCAGTAACATGAGGTGTGTACCTGAGGCAGTGCGGGTCCCAGAGGAGGAGGGCCCGGGTGCAGGAggtgctctgctgctgctgttgaatGTGGGGAAGTTGGGCTGATTCCTGCAGAACACGCACgcacgaacacacacaaacacacgcacacacatcagtgttcaGGTATCAGGGAGTGAACAAGTGTCTGTatcctctctgattggctctcaCAGCAGACATGACGCCAGGAGGAAAAACTCAGAACAGAGAACTCCTGATCAAAGATTGAATTGAGCTTTATCAAAtactctccttctctcctcctctctgtctctcctcctctctgtctctcctcctatccttctctcctcttctcttctccctctccccttctctcctctcctctctcctcctctctctctcctcctctactctccctctctcctcctcttctcctcttcactgACCTCCGACCTCCGAACAGATATCCCAGCAGGCCCCCTGTCCCCATGCCGCTCAAGAAGCTTCCTCCTACACCTGGGCCTGGAGCTGCTCGGCGTCCTGGGTACTGTGGTCCCTGAGTGTAGTCACTATGGAAACCATAGGAGGGGTTCCCCCCGGGAGAGcctgatagagagagagagaaagagagagagagcaagtgaACAGGTTGTACACAAACACCTCCTCTGTTTCGTCTCATGTGCAGCTTGTAACACTGAGGGGTGAGATGGTGAATCTGAGTGTGTGAGCTCTCTCACCTGTGTAGTCCGGTTTGAATCCCGGAGGAGGGGGTCCAGTGTTGAAGCCTTGCTGGTTGTCATGATAACCGGTCTGCCCCCCATTCTGCCCCCCGTCCTGCCCCCCCTGGGCGGCGTCCGTGTTCCCACTGAGGAAGAGCTTGTAGACGAGGAAGGCTAAAAGCAGCAGCACGATGGGGACCAGCAGACTTGTAGAGTCCTCCCCGCCTGACGACGACGACCTCTGACCCTGCTGATGGCTTTGACCGTTTCCATGGAAACCACTGAAGAAACTGGAGGCAAAGCCCCCCAAATctgacagacatacacacacacacacacacacacacacacacacacacacatcagatttACTCCTGGTGTGGACATAAGCTTCAGAATGTCTcagatctcctcctcctcctcttacctTCAAAGCCCTTGGACCCCCCTGCTGACCCCCTCTTCGCCCTGCGTCCCTCCTCCGTCAGCTCCAGAGTGAACTCCAGACCACATGACCCGCGCAGGATGTTAGGATCATCAGGGTGACTGAACCCCTCGCAGCTCACCTCCACACGGCCGAACCTGAATGCAGCATCCATGTCTGTCCTGCACTCCCACTGAGTAGACAGGGAGacagcacacgcacacacatgcacgcacgcaagcacacgcacacacacacacacacacacacacacacacacacattatattaGTAAACATTAGCCTGAGGCCCTGTTCACACCTGGTTTCATCAGGTGGGCTGATTTAAAGGGGGTTCAGACACAGAGGGTGGGAGCAGCTGACTTCAGACTGACGTGATGCCAACAAGTGAACCTCTGATCAGGAGGCCCTTCCTGTGGTCTGATCCAGGTCACAGACACCTCTCAGACTCTGTTGGTCCTTTATCAGATCAGCTGATTGATAAACAAAACAACGTACAACACACCCACAGGTGGCCCCTCCCCCCTCACCTGGACGTCCACTCCATCCCAGCCCTTGTTCTGACACTGGACCACCTCGGGCATGAAGGCCTGGCAGCCAGCCGAGCCCCCCACACACTTCAGCTGAGGGACAGGGCTGGAGCGCCGCGCTGTGGTGTAGCGGTCTCTGTACAGGGTCAGGACCTGAACGTCCCGCAGCAGCACGC
The Notolabrus celidotus isolate fNotCel1 chromosome 7, fNotCel1.pri, whole genome shotgun sequence DNA segment above includes these coding regions:
- the tmem187 gene encoding transmembrane protein 187 gives rise to the protein MLSALLHVTLPLALCALLTRCRLFDAVAVDLSYDHYAEQRVDHLPPFLAMPCNCLVNLLYAVTGLYWLLRDSDIAEPEQGRYLRQVFAFMSIFYAPVQWARLAVLQRAPAVLDQWVTLPIFAWVLVWICFIERGPKGWRVWHAAALELLSVLSYGLALLHERGFEAALGGHVLVAVYKGVRVQLTHGDARTRRYLLLAVLSCCGFVGLKLLDLHLARFHLFQRLTGHFWSKVCDVMQIHFSICFLNELTTRTRKTRSQRD
- the saraf gene encoding store-operated calcium entry-associated regulatory factor; the protein is MKPLITAAFLLLLVEGTRSWNEGGVLLRDVQVLTLYRDRYTTARRSSPVPQLKCVGGSAGCQAFMPEVVQCQNKGWDGVDVQWECRTDMDAAFRFGRVEVSCEGFSHPDDPNILRGSCGLEFTLELTEEGRRAKRGSAGGSKGFEDLGGFASSFFSGFHGNGQSHQQGQRSSSSGGEDSTSLLVPIVLLLLAFLVYKLFLSGNTDAAQGGQDGGQNGGQTGYHDNQQGFNTGPPPPGFKPDYTGSPGGNPSYGFHSDYTQGPQYPGRRAAPGPGVGGSFLSGMGTGGLLGYLFGGRRNQPNFPTFNSSSRAPPAPGPSSSGTRTASGFGGTKRR